Proteins encoded within one genomic window of Siniperca chuatsi isolate FFG_IHB_CAS linkage group LG4, ASM2008510v1, whole genome shotgun sequence:
- the kitlga gene encoding kit ligand a isoform X3: MGYMPHAISLQAAKIWIGICVHLLLFITLGVHSSKFDVNPVTDDISRLSILRQNIPKDYKIPVHYVPKEEGGMCWVKLNVFYLEESLQDLAHKFGNISSNRKDISIFIQMLQELRLNMVSVEPIMYDFECHYREERWQTTQYFDFVKDFLIAAQNREDSDDCDPPPCPTTPYTVTTEEYLEESPKSSSKGPGCATGCNQHHEPSSLTEVVERSLLSLLFIPLLALVFLLVWKVRSRRNEEDLQQNPGEGGLFTGTEGTAPPLDAQISEKNKLNVIETV, from the exons ATGGGCTACATGCCACACGCCATTAGCCTACAGGCTGCAAAG ATTTGGATAGGCATCTGTGTCCATTTACTGCTGTTCATCACGCTTGGGGTACATTCAAGTAAATTTGACGTCAACCCAGTGACAGATGACATCTCAAGACTCTCTATTTTG agaCAAAATATTCCTAAAGATTACAAAATTCCTGTACATTACGTTCCAAAAGAAGAG GGGGGGATGTGTTGGGTAAAATTAAATGTCTTCTACTTGGAGGAGAGTTTACAAGATTTAGCACATAAGTTTGGAAACATTTCATCCAACAGAAAAGATATTAGCATATTCATCCAAATGCTCCAAGAACTGCGGCTCAACATGGTGTCTGTG gAGCCGATCATGTATGATTTTGAGTGCCACTACAGGGAAGAGAGGTGGCAGACAACGCAATACTTTGACTTTGTCAAAGACTTCCTTATAGCTGCACAGAATAGGGAAGATTCAGATGACTGTGATCCTCCTCCTTGTCCCACCACACCATACACAGTAACAACAGAAGAATATTTAGAAG aATCACCCAAGTCGAGCAGTAAAGGCCCAGGGTGTGCAACAGGCTGCAATCAAC ATCATGAACCGAGCTCCCTGACTGAGGTGGTGGAGCGAAGCCTTCTCTCCTTACTGTTCATTCCACTCCTAGCCCTCGTATTCCTGCTTGTGTGGAAG GTCCGATCACGGAGGAACGAGGAGGATCTTCAACAGAATCCTGGAGAAGGTGGACTCTTCACAGGAACAGAAGGGACTGCACCTCCACTAGATGCTCAAATATCAGAAAA AAACAAGTTGAACGTCATTGAAACAGTGTAA
- the kitlga gene encoding kit ligand a isoform X2, translating into MIAFVVGEEVAVRKAHFTPFYLQDIRNAEEIWIGICVHLLLFITLGVHSSKFDVNPVTDDISRLSILRQNIPKDYKIPVHYVPKEEGGMCWVKLNVFYLEESLQDLAHKFGNISSNRKDISIFIQMLQELRLNMVSVEPIMYDFECHYREERWQTTQYFDFVKDFLIAAQNREDSDDCDPPPCPTTPYTVTTEEYLEESPKSSSKGPGCATGCNQHHEPSSLTEVVERSLLSLLFIPLLALVFLLVWKVRSRRNEEDLQQNPGEGGLFTGTEGTAPPLDAQISENL; encoded by the exons ATGATTGCATTTGTAGTCGGGGAGGAAGTAGCCGTCAGGAAGGCTCACTTTACACCTTTTTACCTACAGGACATCCGTAACGCCGAAGAG ATTTGGATAGGCATCTGTGTCCATTTACTGCTGTTCATCACGCTTGGGGTACATTCAAGTAAATTTGACGTCAACCCAGTGACAGATGACATCTCAAGACTCTCTATTTTG agaCAAAATATTCCTAAAGATTACAAAATTCCTGTACATTACGTTCCAAAAGAAGAG GGGGGGATGTGTTGGGTAAAATTAAATGTCTTCTACTTGGAGGAGAGTTTACAAGATTTAGCACATAAGTTTGGAAACATTTCATCCAACAGAAAAGATATTAGCATATTCATCCAAATGCTCCAAGAACTGCGGCTCAACATGGTGTCTGTG gAGCCGATCATGTATGATTTTGAGTGCCACTACAGGGAAGAGAGGTGGCAGACAACGCAATACTTTGACTTTGTCAAAGACTTCCTTATAGCTGCACAGAATAGGGAAGATTCAGATGACTGTGATCCTCCTCCTTGTCCCACCACACCATACACAGTAACAACAGAAGAATATTTAGAAG aATCACCCAAGTCGAGCAGTAAAGGCCCAGGGTGTGCAACAGGCTGCAATCAAC ATCATGAACCGAGCTCCCTGACTGAGGTGGTGGAGCGAAGCCTTCTCTCCTTACTGTTCATTCCACTCCTAGCCCTCGTATTCCTGCTTGTGTGGAAG GTCCGATCACGGAGGAACGAGGAGGATCTTCAACAGAATCCTGGAGAAGGTGGACTCTTCACAGGAACAGAAGGGACTGCACCTCCACTAGATGCTCAAATATCAGAAAA CTTGTGA
- the kitlga gene encoding kit ligand a isoform X4, which translates to MIAFVVGEEVAVRKAHFTPFYLQDIRNAEEIWIGICVHLLLFITLGVHSSKFDVNPVTDDISRLSILRQNIPKDYKIPVHYVPKEEGGMCWVKLNVFYLEESLQDLAHKFGNISSNRKDISIFIQMLQELRLNMVSVEPIMYDFECHYREERWQTTQYFDFVKDFLIAAQNREDSDDCDPPPCPTTPYTVTTEEYLEDHEPSSLTEVVERSLLSLLFIPLLALVFLLVWKVRSRRNEEDLQQNPGEGGLFTGTEGTAPPLDAQISEKNKLNVIETV; encoded by the exons ATGATTGCATTTGTAGTCGGGGAGGAAGTAGCCGTCAGGAAGGCTCACTTTACACCTTTTTACCTACAGGACATCCGTAACGCCGAAGAG ATTTGGATAGGCATCTGTGTCCATTTACTGCTGTTCATCACGCTTGGGGTACATTCAAGTAAATTTGACGTCAACCCAGTGACAGATGACATCTCAAGACTCTCTATTTTG agaCAAAATATTCCTAAAGATTACAAAATTCCTGTACATTACGTTCCAAAAGAAGAG GGGGGGATGTGTTGGGTAAAATTAAATGTCTTCTACTTGGAGGAGAGTTTACAAGATTTAGCACATAAGTTTGGAAACATTTCATCCAACAGAAAAGATATTAGCATATTCATCCAAATGCTCCAAGAACTGCGGCTCAACATGGTGTCTGTG gAGCCGATCATGTATGATTTTGAGTGCCACTACAGGGAAGAGAGGTGGCAGACAACGCAATACTTTGACTTTGTCAAAGACTTCCTTATAGCTGCACAGAATAGGGAAGATTCAGATGACTGTGATCCTCCTCCTTGTCCCACCACACCATACACAGTAACAACAGAAGAATATTTAGAAG ATCATGAACCGAGCTCCCTGACTGAGGTGGTGGAGCGAAGCCTTCTCTCCTTACTGTTCATTCCACTCCTAGCCCTCGTATTCCTGCTTGTGTGGAAG GTCCGATCACGGAGGAACGAGGAGGATCTTCAACAGAATCCTGGAGAAGGTGGACTCTTCACAGGAACAGAAGGGACTGCACCTCCACTAGATGCTCAAATATCAGAAAA AAACAAGTTGAACGTCATTGAAACAGTGTAA
- the kitlga gene encoding kit ligand a isoform X1 has protein sequence MIAFVVGEEVAVRKAHFTPFYLQDIRNAEEIWIGICVHLLLFITLGVHSSKFDVNPVTDDISRLSILRQNIPKDYKIPVHYVPKEEGGMCWVKLNVFYLEESLQDLAHKFGNISSNRKDISIFIQMLQELRLNMVSVEPIMYDFECHYREERWQTTQYFDFVKDFLIAAQNREDSDDCDPPPCPTTPYTVTTEEYLEESPKSSSKGPGCATGCNQHHEPSSLTEVVERSLLSLLFIPLLALVFLLVWKVRSRRNEEDLQQNPGEGGLFTGTEGTAPPLDAQISEKNKLNVIETV, from the exons ATGATTGCATTTGTAGTCGGGGAGGAAGTAGCCGTCAGGAAGGCTCACTTTACACCTTTTTACCTACAGGACATCCGTAACGCCGAAGAG ATTTGGATAGGCATCTGTGTCCATTTACTGCTGTTCATCACGCTTGGGGTACATTCAAGTAAATTTGACGTCAACCCAGTGACAGATGACATCTCAAGACTCTCTATTTTG agaCAAAATATTCCTAAAGATTACAAAATTCCTGTACATTACGTTCCAAAAGAAGAG GGGGGGATGTGTTGGGTAAAATTAAATGTCTTCTACTTGGAGGAGAGTTTACAAGATTTAGCACATAAGTTTGGAAACATTTCATCCAACAGAAAAGATATTAGCATATTCATCCAAATGCTCCAAGAACTGCGGCTCAACATGGTGTCTGTG gAGCCGATCATGTATGATTTTGAGTGCCACTACAGGGAAGAGAGGTGGCAGACAACGCAATACTTTGACTTTGTCAAAGACTTCCTTATAGCTGCACAGAATAGGGAAGATTCAGATGACTGTGATCCTCCTCCTTGTCCCACCACACCATACACAGTAACAACAGAAGAATATTTAGAAG aATCACCCAAGTCGAGCAGTAAAGGCCCAGGGTGTGCAACAGGCTGCAATCAAC ATCATGAACCGAGCTCCCTGACTGAGGTGGTGGAGCGAAGCCTTCTCTCCTTACTGTTCATTCCACTCCTAGCCCTCGTATTCCTGCTTGTGTGGAAG GTCCGATCACGGAGGAACGAGGAGGATCTTCAACAGAATCCTGGAGAAGGTGGACTCTTCACAGGAACAGAAGGGACTGCACCTCCACTAGATGCTCAAATATCAGAAAA AAACAAGTTGAACGTCATTGAAACAGTGTAA
- the kitlga gene encoding kit ligand a isoform X5, which translates to MKKSKIWIGICVHLLLFITLGVHSSKFDVNPVTDDISRLSILRQNIPKDYKIPVHYVPKEEGGMCWVKLNVFYLEESLQDLAHKFGNISSNRKDISIFIQMLQELRLNMVSVEPIMYDFECHYREERWQTTQYFDFVKDFLIAAQNREDSDDCDPPPCPTTPYTVTTEEYLEESPKSSSKGPGCATGCNQHHEPSSLTEVVERSLLSLLFIPLLALVFLLVWKVRSRRNEEDLQQNPGEGGLFTGTEGTAPPLDAQISEKNKLNVIETV; encoded by the exons ATGAAGAAGTCAAAA ATTTGGATAGGCATCTGTGTCCATTTACTGCTGTTCATCACGCTTGGGGTACATTCAAGTAAATTTGACGTCAACCCAGTGACAGATGACATCTCAAGACTCTCTATTTTG agaCAAAATATTCCTAAAGATTACAAAATTCCTGTACATTACGTTCCAAAAGAAGAG GGGGGGATGTGTTGGGTAAAATTAAATGTCTTCTACTTGGAGGAGAGTTTACAAGATTTAGCACATAAGTTTGGAAACATTTCATCCAACAGAAAAGATATTAGCATATTCATCCAAATGCTCCAAGAACTGCGGCTCAACATGGTGTCTGTG gAGCCGATCATGTATGATTTTGAGTGCCACTACAGGGAAGAGAGGTGGCAGACAACGCAATACTTTGACTTTGTCAAAGACTTCCTTATAGCTGCACAGAATAGGGAAGATTCAGATGACTGTGATCCTCCTCCTTGTCCCACCACACCATACACAGTAACAACAGAAGAATATTTAGAAG aATCACCCAAGTCGAGCAGTAAAGGCCCAGGGTGTGCAACAGGCTGCAATCAAC ATCATGAACCGAGCTCCCTGACTGAGGTGGTGGAGCGAAGCCTTCTCTCCTTACTGTTCATTCCACTCCTAGCCCTCGTATTCCTGCTTGTGTGGAAG GTCCGATCACGGAGGAACGAGGAGGATCTTCAACAGAATCCTGGAGAAGGTGGACTCTTCACAGGAACAGAAGGGACTGCACCTCCACTAGATGCTCAAATATCAGAAAA AAACAAGTTGAACGTCATTGAAACAGTGTAA